From Candidatus Stygibacter australis:
TGCCACCCGCAAACTTGCTGGCGGTGATTTTTCCGGCAGATTAAATCCCAGTTCGCGAGATGAAATCTATGATCTTTCCATGAGTTTTAATACCATGACAGATAAGATCGAGCTTCTGGTGCAGGAAATCTCGGCTCAAAAGGAATCATTGCGTAATATTATCGATAATATCAATGAACTCATCTGGGTGATAGATACCGGCACAGAAAAGATCACTCTTGCCAATAAGGCATTTTCACGTTTTTTAGATATAGAAGACCCTACTGATAAACATTACTGGGAGATTTTCCGTAATGTAGAGATCAATCAGATCATCAAGGATGCCATTACCAATCAAAAAGCTGAGATGAAAGAAGTAACGATTCGCCAGCACATCTGCCACATGTCCATCTACTTCCCGCAGGAAAATGACAGCATTATCATCCTGCTGCATGACATCACGCCCATCCGGCAACTGGAAAAGGTAAAGCGTGATTTTGTGATCAATGCTTCGCATGAATTGAGAACTCCACTGGCTTCTATAAAGGGTTACACTGAACTGCTGCAAGGGAATCTATCACCGGAAAATGAGAATATTTTGCAGGCAATTGAGCGCAATAATCAGCGGCTGACCTTCATTGTAAATGATATCCTCAGCCTGGCTTCTCTGGAAGAAATCTCTTCACTGGATCGTGAACTGGCTAATGTGTCTGCCTTGCTTGATAATTCCAGTAATATTTTTAAAAGCAGGATTGAAGCTAAAAATCTGATTTTGAATAGAGATTATGATCCTAATATTTATGCTTCAATTGATCTTTACCGCTTTGAGCAGATGGTAAATAATCTGATTGACAATGCCATAAAATATACTGCTCAGGGAGTGATCACGCTGTCACTCGTAGTAGAAAATAACCAATTGATCTTTACATGTGCTGATACAGGACTGGGAATTCCAGAAAATTTTCTCTCGCGGATATTTGAGAGGTTCTTTGTGGTAGATAAATCACGCTCTCGCAAGTCAGGAGGAACTGGACTGGGGCTCAGTATTGTGAAGCATATAGTGCAATTGTATAATGGAGAAATATCAGTGAAAAGCATCCTTAATTCTGGTACCAGCTTCAAGATAAGCATCCCTATAGAATAAAATGAAAGACATCAAGATCGAAGATTACCTGCCTTTTGTGAAGAGTATTGCCAGCAAATACAGATATTCCGGTCTGCCTTATGATGATCTGGTGCAGGAAGGAATGATTGGTTTATGGGAGGCAATGCAGCGGTATGACCCCGAAAAAGGGGCAAAATTAACTACTTATGCTGCCTACTGGATCAAAAAACGCATCATCGATGCAATTAATAGCGAGCATAAGCATCATCTGAATTCCTCCGAACTTAATGAAGATATCACGGCAGCAGATGAAAAATATGAATATAGCGAAAATGAAGAGAAATTAAAACTGCCTGATAAAATGCCAGAGCTGGAAAAGATTGTGCTCTCGCTTTCTTTTGAAGAACAGCTTACGCTGAATGAAATTGCCGAAAAATTGAATATTACTCGCGAAAAATGCCGACAGTTAAAAGAAAAAGGGCTGCGCAGACTTAAATCTGTCCTCAGCCCCATATCTTTAAAGAATAAATCGCTTATTTGAGCAATTCAGAAAATTTCCAGCGTAATTGAATTTTGATAATGCTGGCATCTGTATAATCTTCATACTTGTAATTCATCATGGAATAATTTGCCTGTACCCACATCTTTGCCTTTCCTGCATCATCACGTAAAAGATAATAATTGATTCCTGCAATCATCAGATCATGTGCCATTGACCCCAACACGTCATCATCCATATCTGTGTTGTCATCATAAATGTCATAGCGGAAAACAAGCTCAGCATCAACGTCTGTGAATTCTTTAATATTGATGATCGGCATGATTGACAGGGCAGTTGTAATAAGATCAGTCTCTTCTGATGCTTCTTCCATAATATTCCAGTCTTCAGTTGTGAGGGATCTGGATAGATACTGTGCCCAGAGATCAAGACCTTTGAACATGTTGATGCGTACAAATCCTGCCATTTTATTATAGGCAATATCATAATCAATTTCTTCACCTACGC
This genomic window contains:
- a CDS encoding ATP-binding protein translates to MKLFTKLFWSFLSVFLIFAIIFFIFTYKNVNSNYLDASRHYLAEYENIIKSTVMGYVIAEDFEGLDKYVKELQAQIRITYIDLEGNVRADSDKDKETLENHANRPEVLAALANGSGFAWRFSTSVNHKMLYFADRIMLDNESVGFLRLSFYDYQIEELQKSLSQDMTKYLLFGLIISLILTYFISRSFINPIKKMAIATRKLAGGDFSGRLNPSSRDEIYDLSMSFNTMTDKIELLVQEISAQKESLRNIIDNINELIWVIDTGTEKITLANKAFSRFLDIEDPTDKHYWEIFRNVEINQIIKDAITNQKAEMKEVTIRQHICHMSIYFPQENDSIIILLHDITPIRQLEKVKRDFVINASHELRTPLASIKGYTELLQGNLSPENENILQAIERNNQRLTFIVNDILSLASLEEISSLDRELANVSALLDNSSNIFKSRIEAKNLILNRDYDPNIYASIDLYRFEQMVNNLIDNAIKYTAQGVITLSLVVENNQLIFTCADTGLGIPENFLSRIFERFFVVDKSRSRKSGGTGLGLSIVKHIVQLYNGEISVKSILNSGTSFKISIPIE
- a CDS encoding sigma-70 family RNA polymerase sigma factor translates to MKDIKIEDYLPFVKSIASKYRYSGLPYDDLVQEGMIGLWEAMQRYDPEKGAKLTTYAAYWIKKRIIDAINSEHKHHLNSSELNEDITAADEKYEYSENEEKLKLPDKMPELEKIVLSLSFEEQLTLNEIAEKLNITREKCRQLKEKGLRRLKSVLSPISLKNKSLI